The Pelmatolapia mariae isolate MD_Pm_ZW linkage group LG9, Pm_UMD_F_2, whole genome shotgun sequence genome has a segment encoding these proteins:
- the LOC134634210 gene encoding kinesin-1 heavy chain-like, translating to MGDAAAECTIKVVCRFRPLNSAEVARGDQYIPKFKGDDCVLIGGKPYYFDRVFQSKTTQEEFYNAVAQKIVKDVLEGYNGTIFAYGQTSSGKTHTMEGKLHDPEMMGIIPRIVQDIFNYIYSMDENLEFHIKVSYFEIYLDKIRDLLDVSKTNLPVHEDKNRVPYVKGCTERFVCTPEEVMEAIDEGKNNRSVAVTNMNEHSSRSHSIFLINIKQENSKTEQKLTGKLYLVDLAGSEKVGKTGAEGTVLDEAKMINKSLSALGIVISALAEGSSYIPYRDSKMTRILQDSLGGNCRTTMVICCSPSAYNDAETRSTLLFGQRAKTIKNQVSMNVELTAEQWKSKWEKEKEKNKTLRNTVTWLENELNRWRSGESVPMDEQFDKEKAKEEVQALESTHHNDKMPPKPALSSLPGVKLTDAEKEKYEAEMAKLYKELDDKDDEINQQSQLVETLKQQMLDQEELLASSRRDHDTLQTELNRLLAENEASKEEVKEVLQALEELAVNYDQKSQEVENKTKEFEALSEELNEKSSSLASIDSELQKLKEMTNHQKKRVTEMMSSLLKDLAEIGIAVGSNDIKQQESGGLIDEEFTVARLYISKMKSEVKTMVKRSKLLESTQTETTQKLDETESELTACQLRISQQEAKIKSLTESLQNVEQKKRQLEENVDSLSEEIVRIRAQEKVNAMEKENEIQSANEVKEAVEKQIQTHREVHQRQISSLRDELDAKEKLITELQDLNQQIMLEQERLRVEHEKLKAADQEKSRQLEELTVQQDRREQARQDLKGLEETVARELQTLHNLRRLFVQDLSTRLKKNAQMDSEDTESSAAQKQKISFLENNLEQLTRVHKQLVRDNNDLRSEIPKMEKRLRATAERVKALETALKEAKENAARDRKRYQQEVERIKDAVKPKNMGRRGSAQIAKPIRPGQLPGAPINFSVNRSNLIPNNHPTGIKGGGGNNSP from the exons ATGGGGGACGCGGCGGCGGAGTGCACCATCAAGGTGGTGTGCCGTTTCAGGCCGCTGAACAGCGCTGAGGTGGCACGCGGAGACCAGTACATACCCAAGTTTAAGGGGGACGACTGTGTGCTGATCGGG GGCAAACCATACTACTTTGACCGTGTGTTCCAGTCCAAGACAACTCAGGAGGAGTTTTATAATGCTGTGGCTCAGAAGATAGTCAAAG ATGTTTTGGAGGGATACAACGGGACCATCTTTGCTTATGGGCAGACATCTTcaggcaaaacacacacaatggag GGGAAGCTTCATGACCCTGAAATGATGGGAATCATTCCTCGAATTGTGCAAGACATCTTTAACTACATTTATTCCATGGATGAGAACCTGGAGTTCCACATCAAA GTTTCATATTTTGAAATCTATTTGGACAAAATTAGGGACTTGTTGGATG TGTCAAAGACCAACCTTCCTGTACATGAGGACAAGAACAGGGTCCCATATGTCAAG GGCTGTACCGAGCGTTTTGTCTGCACTCCTGAGGAGGTCATGGAAGCCATAGACGAGGGCAAAAATAACCGAAGCGTGGCTGTCACAA ACATGAATGAGCACAGCTCCAGGAGTCACAGCATCTTCCTCATCAACATCAAGCAGGAAAACAGTAAGACTGAACAGAAATTAACCGGCAAGCTGTACCTCGTCGATCTGGCTGGGAGTGAAAAA GTGGGTAAAACTGGAGCAGAGGGTACAGTGCTGGATGAAGCCAAGATGATTAACAAGTCCCTGTCTGCACTGGGAATTGTCATCTCAGCTCTGGCAGAAGGCTCG TCCTACATACCATACAGAGACAGTAAGATGACCAGAATCCTGCAGGATTCCCTGGGAGGAAACTGTCGGACAACTATGGTCATTTGCTGCTCACCTTCGGCTTACAATGATGCAGAGACCAGGTCTACATTGCTTTTTGGACAGAG AGCAAAGACCATCAAGAACCAAGTGAGTATGAATGTGGAACTGACAGCAGAGCAGTGGAAGAGCAAATgggagaaagagaaggagaagaacAAGACACTGAGAAACACAGTCACCTGGCTCGAGAATGAGCTGAACCGCTGGAGGAGCG GAGAGAGTGTGCCAATGGATGAGCAGTTTGACAAAGAAAAGGCCAAAGAAGAAGTCCAGGCCCTGGAGAGCACCCACCACAATGACAAGATGCCACCCAAACCTGCCCTGAGCTCCCTGCCAGGAGTCAAACTCACAGATGCAGAGAAAGAGAAGTACGAGGCGGAAATGGCCAAGCTCTACAAAGAGCTGGACGACAAG GACGATGAGATCAACCAGCAGTCTCAGTTGGTGGAGACGCTGAAGCAGCAGATGTTGGATCAGGAGGAG CTATTAGCATCCTCTCGCCGTGACCACGACACATTGCAGACGGAGCTGAACCGGCTGCTGGCGGAGAATGAAGCCTCCAAGGAGGAAGTGAAGGAAGTGCTGCAGGCCCTGGAGGAGCTGGCTGTCAACTACGACCAGAAGAGTCAGGAAGttgaaaacaaaaccaaagagTTTGAGGCTCTCAGTGAAGAGCTGAACGAGAAATCG AGCTCCTTGGCCTCCATTGACTCAGAGCTTCAGAAATTGAAGGAGATGACCAACCACCAGAAAAAGAGGGTCACTGAGATGATGTCATCATTACTCAAAGACCTGGCTGAGATAGGCATCGCTGTGGGAAGCAATGACATCAAG CAACAAGAGAGCGGTGGTCTCATTGACGAAGAGTTCACCGTGGCCCGTCTCTACATCAGCAAGATGAAGTCAGAGGTGAAGACCATGGTGAAGCGCAGCAAGCTGCTGGAGAGCACACAGACCGAGACCACCCAGAAGCTGGACGAGACTGAGAGCGAGCTGACTGCCTGTCAGCTCCGCATCTCCCAG CAAGAAGCCAAAATCAAGTCCCTGACGGAGTCCCTCCAGAATGTGGAGCAGAAGAAAAGACAGCTGGAAGAGAATGTGGACTCTCTCAGTGAGGAAATAGTCAGGATCAGAGCCCAGG AGAAGGTTAATGCCATGGAGAAAGAGAACGAGATCCAGTCTGCAAATGAAGTCAAG GAAGCTGTGGAGAAGCAGATCCAGACTCACAGAGAGGTCCATCAAAGGCAGATCAGCAGCCTGAGAGATGAGCTTGACGCCAAGGAGAAGCTTATCACTGAGCTGCAGGA TCTGAACCAGCAGATCATGCTGGAGCAGGAGAGGCTCAGAGTGGAGCATGAGAAGCTCAAGGCTGCTGACCAGGAAAAGAGCCGCCAGCTGGAAGAGCTCAC GGTGCAGCAGGACAGGAGGGAGCAGGCCAGACAGGACCTAAAGGGACTGGAGGAAACTGTG GCACGGGAGCTGCAGACACTTCACAACCTGAGAAGGCTCTTTGTCCAAGACTTATCCACAAGATTAAAAAAG AATGCTCAGATGGACTCAGAGGACACGGAGAGCAGTGCTGCCCAGAAGCAAAAGATCAGCTTCCTGGAGAACAACCTGGAGCAGCTAACCAGAGTTCACAAGCAG CTAGTACGGGACAACAATGACCTACGCAGCGAAATCCCAAAGATGGAGAAGCGCCTGCGGGCCACCGCTGAACGGGTCAAAGCCCTGGAGACCGCCCTAAAGGAAGCCAAAGAGAATGCAGCCCGTGATCGTAAACGCTACCAACAGGAGGTGGAGCGCATTAAGGATGCCGTCAAGCCTAAAAACATGGGCAGGAGAGGGTCAGCACAGATAG CCAAGCCCATCAGACCTGGTCAGCTGCCAGGGGCTCCCATAAACTTCAGTGTCAACAGGTCCAACCTCATCCCGAACAACCACCCTACCGGCATTAAGGGAGGAGGAGGCAATAACAG TCCCTGA